One window from the genome of Desulforamulus ruminis DSM 2154 encodes:
- a CDS encoding initiation-control protein YabA produces the protein MAALPGRINRLEQALRQICDEVDRLKQEVRELEDENSRLRQEVAGLYAEENEGAGRNRPGARNLWDLYDKGFHICNLYFGKGREGECIFCYALMSRGDQNDGA, from the coding sequence GTGGCTGCCCTGCCCGGCAGGATTAATCGTTTGGAACAGGCCCTTCGTCAGATTTGCGATGAGGTGGACCGCCTGAAACAGGAAGTAAGGGAACTGGAAGATGAAAATAGCCGTCTAAGACAGGAAGTGGCCGGCTTATATGCGGAAGAAAATGAGGGAGCGGGTCGGAATCGACCCGGTGCCCGCAATCTGTGGGACTTGTATGACAAGGGATTCCATATTTGCAACTTGTATTTTGGCAAGGGCAGAGAAGGAGAATGCATCTTTTGCTATGCCCTCATGAGCAGAGGAGATCAGAATGACGGTGCTTAA